A single Chloroflexota bacterium DNA region contains:
- a CDS encoding HD domain-containing protein — protein sequence MSSPPEPESILDPGGFDGTPIGPALLWLRRQPEESHLVGGSVRDLLLGRPIGDLDVVVETGGQELARRLADVMGGAYVGLDTERDIGRAILRQPAQGLVQVDVAAWRADTLVEDLLLRDFTVNAMAVSLAHGPSGIIDPSGGLADTAQRFLRLVSDTALADDPLRSLRAIRLVAELSSLGFRLESETARRVQRASPALATCADERVRDELVKILSVDRPGQWVAEMGDYEQLDVLLPELERTHGVLQSPPHHLDVFDHSLLVVDMVSWHQALIDGCEEPRDEWDLVLMDVLAEQLELVQEHFSHGEGAGLRSRGHMLRWAALGHDLGKPTTAAVKASSSGETRIRFLGHERVGADLISDVLRRLRFNDAEVRRVASVVAHHLRPLQLASASGPPSRKAVHRYFRDLGDAGIDVAMLSLADFRAKRDSGATLDDWLSLLGVVEGLLDDFWQRPEQVVSPPALVDGRDLMETLNLPPGPLIGQLLEKIAEQQAVGTIQTGRQALDYALRQQEEHGITGLPPVGAGG from the coding sequence ATGTCCAGCCCGCCCGAACCTGAATCAATCCTTGATCCAGGCGGTTTCGACGGCACGCCAATCGGGCCTGCCTTGTTATGGCTTCGCCGCCAGCCCGAAGAAAGCCATCTTGTTGGCGGTTCGGTGCGGGATCTTTTGCTGGGCCGACCCATCGGGGATCTGGACGTTGTAGTGGAGACAGGTGGGCAGGAACTCGCCCGGCGTCTGGCTGACGTCATGGGCGGCGCCTACGTTGGCCTGGACACGGAACGGGATATTGGGCGGGCGATTCTGAGGCAGCCTGCGCAGGGCCTTGTTCAGGTTGATGTCGCAGCATGGCGGGCCGACACCCTGGTGGAAGATCTTTTGCTCAGGGATTTCACCGTCAACGCGATGGCGGTGTCGCTTGCCCATGGCCCCTCGGGGATCATTGATCCCTCCGGTGGGCTCGCTGACACGGCGCAGCGGTTTCTTCGACTGGTATCGGACACGGCCCTTGCCGATGATCCTCTCCGAAGTCTGCGGGCGATCAGGCTTGTTGCGGAACTCTCTTCCCTGGGATTCCGTCTAGAGAGCGAAACAGCCCGAAGGGTCCAGCGGGCGTCGCCCGCGCTCGCAACCTGTGCTGACGAACGAGTCCGGGATGAACTGGTGAAAATCCTGTCGGTGGATAGGCCGGGGCAGTGGGTTGCAGAGATGGGTGACTATGAGCAACTCGACGTGCTTTTGCCAGAGCTCGAACGTACCCATGGTGTCCTTCAGTCGCCACCGCATCATCTGGACGTCTTTGACCACAGCTTGCTCGTGGTTGACATGGTTTCCTGGCACCAGGCATTGATCGATGGGTGTGAAGAACCCCGTGACGAATGGGATCTTGTCCTGATGGATGTGCTTGCAGAGCAGCTCGAACTGGTCCAGGAGCATTTCAGTCACGGCGAAGGTGCCGGTCTGCGTTCCAGAGGACACATGCTGCGGTGGGCCGCTCTGGGCCATGATCTTGGCAAGCCTACGACAGCTGCGGTCAAGGCAAGTTCATCCGGTGAAACACGGATCCGCTTCTTGGGCCACGAACGGGTGGGTGCAGACCTGATTTCCGACGTATTGCGCCGGCTGCGTTTCAATGACGCGGAGGTACGCCGCGTAGCATCTGTCGTAGCACATCACCTGCGCCCATTGCAACTGGCTTCCGCTTCCGGGCCACCCAGCCGCAAGGCGGTTCACCGTTATTTCCGCGATCTTGGAGATGCGGGAATCGATGTGGCGATGTTAAGCCTGGCGGATTTTCGGGCCAAGAGGGATTCTGGCGCAACATTGGACGACTGGCTATCCCTGCTGGGTGTAGTAGAGGGTCTGTTGGATGATTTTTGGCAGCGACCGGAGCAGGTCGTTTCGCCGCCCGCCCTGGTCGATGGTAGAGATCTCATGGAGACTCTCAATCTGCCACCAGGCCCGCTGATCGGCCAACTTCTGGAGAAGATCGCCGAGCAACAGGCCGTGGGCACGATCCAGACAGGGCGGCAGGCGCTGGATTACGCACTGAGACAACAAGAGGAACATGGAATCACAGGTTTGCCCCCTGTTGGGGCTGGTGGATGA
- a CDS encoding D-alanyl-D-alanine carboxypeptidase family protein encodes MMSCAISGGIQQREPSRPKRLVVLVLSAVLALVSMGAGPPVLTGSRPGSLPLYARQIDAYQAGQRAPVLSAPSATLVDVDTGNVLLSINPDLSRPMASTTKIMTALLALERADLADRVVVPASALIGEASMGLFAGEILTVEDLLWGLLLNSGNDAAMVLAEHVAGSEEAFVVLMNERAASLGMFNTRFANPHGLDEPGHFSSAEDLWRMTQAALRYPKFREIVATQFHTVAGHSLWSRNEMLGNVEGADGVKTGTTDLAGQCLVGSVTGPGGHQAVSVVLGSGDRYADAQALFSHYDRFYRWAPLPQIQGQAAWQRGADDRPYRLVATETPELFLPDWQWDRVRAQAVIDGNEPAGQQSAGAVRWYLGAQLLAEAPAIWSAY; translated from the coding sequence ATGATGAGCTGCGCAATATCGGGTGGGATTCAACAGAGAGAACCATCTCGTCCAAAACGGTTGGTTGTGTTGGTATTGTCGGCGGTGCTGGCTCTCGTTTCGATGGGTGCAGGTCCGCCGGTTCTGACGGGCAGTAGACCTGGCTCGTTGCCTCTGTATGCCAGGCAGATTGACGCCTACCAGGCCGGCCAGCGGGCACCTGTGCTCTCTGCACCTTCAGCCACGCTGGTTGATGTGGACACCGGCAATGTGCTGCTTTCCATTAACCCCGACCTTTCCAGACCGATGGCCAGCACGACCAAGATCATGACGGCTTTGCTGGCTCTTGAACGCGCCGATCTGGCCGACAGGGTTGTAGTGCCTGCCAGCGCGTTGATTGGCGAAGCTTCCATGGGGCTTTTTGCTGGCGAGATCCTGACGGTCGAGGATCTGCTTTGGGGTCTGTTGCTCAATTCAGGGAACGATGCTGCCATGGTCCTGGCAGAGCATGTGGCTGGATCCGAAGAAGCCTTTGTTGTACTTATGAACGAACGGGCGGCCAGCCTTGGAATGTTCAACACCAGGTTTGCCAATCCCCATGGTCTCGACGAGCCGGGACATTTCAGCAGTGCAGAGGATCTCTGGCGCATGACCCAGGCGGCTCTTAGGTATCCCAAGTTTCGCGAGATCGTCGCTACCCAATTCCACACGGTTGCGGGACACTCCCTTTGGAGTCGCAATGAAATGCTGGGCAATGTCGAGGGTGCGGACGGCGTGAAAACAGGCACGACCGATCTGGCCGGACAGTGTCTGGTCGGTTCCGTCACGGGTCCAGGCGGACATCAGGCCGTCTCTGTCGTACTGGGAAGCGGCGATCGTTACGCCGATGCCCAGGCTCTGTTCAGTCACTACGATCGGTTTTACCGTTGGGCACCCCTGCCGCAGATTCAGGGCCAGGCCGCCTGGCAGCGCGGTGCCGATGACCGGCCTTACCGGTTGGTCGCCACTGAAACGCCCGAGTTGTTCCTGCCCGATTGGCAGTGGGATCGCGTCAGGGCACAGGCGGTGATCGATGGCAACGAACCTGCCGGGCAGCAATCGGCCGGCGCCGTGCGCTGGTATCTTGGCGCGCAGCTCCTTGCCGAAGCGCCTGCCATCTGGTCGGCATATTGA
- the sucC gene encoding ADP-forming succinate--CoA ligase subunit beta encodes MNLHEYQSKREFARFGVPIPAGDVAETPAEAREIAEKLGSKVVVKSQVLVGGRGKAGGIKLAETAQEAEVAAEAILGMDIKGLTVNKVLVDEAAEIADEIYLGLVIDRAARRVVMMGSSEGGVDIEEVAASTPEKIVKVLIDPFIGFRSYQATEMAIALGIPREQWRAFARIAGGLYQVFIASDASLAEINPLVVTEDGQLLAVDGKMSIDDNALYRHPALAERRDLTEEDRYEAEARQHDLSYVKLDGHIGCMVNGAGLAMATMDMTKLFGGAPANFLDIGGGATSERVAAALRIILSDENVRAVLINIFGGITRCDEVARGILEALEVVPTDVPMVVRLVGTNEAEGRAILADAEMETAATLSEAARKAVAAAANG; translated from the coding sequence TTGAATCTCCATGAATATCAGTCGAAACGGGAGTTCGCCCGTTTTGGCGTACCTATTCCTGCCGGTGACGTGGCCGAGACACCGGCCGAGGCCCGTGAAATTGCCGAAAAACTGGGCAGCAAGGTTGTCGTCAAATCCCAGGTGCTGGTGGGCGGTCGCGGTAAAGCGGGTGGCATCAAACTGGCAGAGACTGCGCAGGAGGCTGAGGTAGCCGCAGAGGCGATCCTTGGCATGGACATCAAAGGTTTGACCGTAAACAAGGTCCTGGTGGACGAGGCTGCTGAGATAGCGGACGAGATCTATCTGGGCCTGGTGATCGACCGCGCCGCGCGGCGGGTCGTAATGATGGGTTCCAGTGAGGGCGGTGTCGACATCGAAGAGGTGGCCGCCTCGACGCCGGAAAAGATCGTCAAGGTATTGATCGATCCCTTCATCGGTTTTCGATCCTATCAGGCCACCGAAATGGCGATCGCCCTGGGCATTCCCAGGGAACAGTGGCGCGCCTTTGCCAGGATCGCGGGTGGACTCTATCAGGTCTTCATTGCAAGCGATGCCTCGCTCGCGGAGATCAACCCCCTGGTGGTCACCGAAGATGGACAGCTGCTGGCTGTGGATGGCAAGATGTCTATCGACGACAACGCGTTGTATCGCCATCCGGCCCTGGCCGAACGACGGGATCTTACTGAAGAGGATCGCTATGAGGCGGAGGCCAGGCAGCACGATTTGAGCTACGTCAAGCTGGATGGTCACATCGGCTGCATGGTCAATGGCGCCGGATTGGCCATGGCGACCATGGATATGACCAAGTTGTTCGGCGGCGCCCCAGCCAACTTCCTGGACATCGGTGGCGGCGCCACGTCGGAACGGGTGGCCGCGGCCCTGCGGATCATCCTGTCTGATGAGAATGTGCGCGCTGTGCTGATCAACATCTTCGGTGGCATTACCCGCTGCGACGAAGTGGCCCGAGGCATTCTGGAAGCGCTGGAGGTGGTACCTACCGATGTGCCGATGGTCGTGCGACTGGTTGGCACCAATGAAGCCGAGGGCAGGGCAATCCTGGCGGATGCCGAAATGGAAACCGCAGCCACTTTGTCGGAAGCTGCCCGGAAGGCGGTCGCGGCGGCGGCCAACGGCTAG
- the cmk gene encoding (d)CMP kinase, with protein sequence MRPDDKKEVAPEAIPSTIAIDGPAGSGKSTVGQRLAQALGYLYFDTGVMYRAVTWLALNRGVSVGDERVVSELAERIPIDVEPLTEDDGRQFTVKADGEDITWSIREPDVEANVSRVSAYPAVRAALSAQQRRIAGRGRIVMVGRDIGTVVIPGADMKIFLDASVEVRARRRWSEEQARGTQRPFQEVLEDIRYRDRIDSTREVAPLRPAADAWVIDSTGLSVDEVLRIVLDGLTEAQPDSN encoded by the coding sequence ATGAGACCGGATGACAAAAAAGAGGTCGCACCCGAGGCGATTCCATCCACCATCGCAATCGATGGACCGGCCGGGTCCGGCAAGAGCACCGTGGGCCAAAGGTTGGCTCAGGCGCTCGGTTATCTTTACTTCGATACGGGCGTGATGTATCGTGCCGTGACCTGGCTTGCCCTCAATCGGGGGGTGTCGGTGGGCGACGAGCGGGTGGTTTCGGAATTGGCAGAACGGATTCCAATCGACGTCGAGCCGCTCACAGAGGATGACGGCCGGCAATTCACCGTCAAGGCTGACGGTGAAGACATCACGTGGTCGATCCGAGAGCCTGATGTTGAAGCCAATGTGTCCCGGGTATCGGCCTATCCTGCGGTGCGGGCGGCGCTGTCGGCCCAGCAACGGCGGATTGCCGGCCGGGGTCGAATTGTCATGGTCGGGCGCGACATCGGCACTGTTGTCATCCCTGGCGCAGACATGAAGATATTCCTGGATGCCTCGGTGGAGGTGAGGGCGCGACGCCGCTGGTCGGAGGAGCAGGCACGCGGCACCCAGCGTCCGTTCCAGGAGGTGCTGGAAGATATACGTTATCGTGACAGAATCGATTCGACCAGGGAGGTGGCTCCCTTGCGTCCTGCTGCTGACGCCTGGGTAATCGATAGTACGGGCCTTTCCGTCGACGAGGTGCTTCGAATAGTGCTCGACGGATTGACAGAAGCACAACCAGACTCAAACTAA
- the secD gene encoding protein translocase subunit SecD: MKDRSFGALLLVIIVASLALLIALPVDHPDWASNLLFWQPEGFRDLELKQGLDLQGGLQVLLQADSVGEVNPDALESAMLVVENRVNGLGVSEPLVQRQGENRIIVELPGVDDPDQAISTLKGTGLLEFVAAGRQAPPAGMILETDHVGGSVAVGTGGVETGAATLNPETGEPWHTIMTGADLKSAQVGFDNLTSAPIILFELGDSGTEIFRDFTRQHIGEVVSIVMDKQVLSSPVIQNVIDGGGQISGQFTQEEAKGLAVQMQYGALPVPLAVIDTRAVGATLGADSVRSSITAGVIGLFVVLLFMAVYYRVPGLMADVALIIFVLINLSIFKLIPITLTLPGIAGFLLATGTAVDANILIFERMKEELRAGKPLRVAVDAGFDRAWTSILDSNLSTLITAGILFYFGGTFGASSVRGFAVTLIIGILVSMFTAVFVTRVLMKLVFGRRKSEEQFAGKAWLLGV; the protein is encoded by the coding sequence ATGAAAGATCGCAGTTTCGGGGCCCTCCTTCTCGTCATCATTGTGGCTTCTCTGGCACTGCTCATTGCATTGCCAGTTGACCATCCGGACTGGGCGTCCAACCTTCTTTTTTGGCAACCTGAAGGGTTTCGAGACCTGGAACTGAAGCAGGGCCTTGATCTACAGGGTGGCCTGCAGGTGTTGCTGCAAGCAGACAGCGTGGGAGAAGTCAACCCCGATGCCCTTGAATCAGCAATGCTGGTTGTAGAAAACCGCGTCAATGGCCTGGGTGTCAGCGAGCCGCTGGTCCAGCGCCAGGGTGAGAATCGTATCATCGTCGAATTGCCTGGTGTTGACGATCCAGACCAGGCCATCAGCACCTTGAAGGGTACCGGGCTGCTCGAATTTGTTGCAGCCGGCCGGCAGGCGCCACCCGCCGGGATGATTCTCGAAACCGACCATGTCGGAGGCAGCGTAGCTGTCGGCACGGGGGGAGTTGAAACCGGGGCTGCCACTCTCAATCCGGAAACCGGTGAGCCATGGCACACGATAATGACCGGCGCGGATCTGAAATCGGCTCAGGTGGGTTTTGACAACCTGACCTCAGCTCCCATTATCCTCTTTGAACTCGGCGACAGCGGCACTGAGATCTTCCGGGATTTCACCCGGCAACATATTGGCGAGGTCGTTTCCATTGTCATGGATAAGCAGGTGCTGTCCTCTCCGGTGATCCAGAACGTGATCGATGGTGGTGGACAGATTTCCGGGCAGTTCACGCAGGAGGAGGCAAAAGGATTGGCCGTCCAGATGCAATATGGTGCCTTGCCGGTGCCACTTGCGGTGATCGACACCCGCGCCGTGGGTGCGACGTTGGGTGCTGACTCGGTGCGAAGCAGTATTACCGCGGGTGTCATTGGCCTGTTTGTCGTACTACTCTTCATGGCCGTCTACTACCGGGTGCCCGGCCTCATGGCTGATGTGGCGCTGATCATCTTTGTGTTGATCAACCTGTCGATCTTTAAGTTGATACCAATCACATTGACATTGCCAGGTATTGCAGGATTTCTCCTGGCTACCGGTACAGCTGTCGACGCCAACATCCTCATTTTTGAGCGTATGAAGGAGGAGTTGCGAGCGGGCAAACCACTGCGCGTGGCCGTGGATGCCGGTTTCGATCGTGCATGGACCTCGATTCTCGACTCGAATCTGTCGACGCTGATCACGGCAGGGATTCTCTTCTACTTTGGAGGCACTTTTGGCGCCAGCAGTGTTCGCGGTTTCGCTGTGACCCTCATTATCGGTATCCTCGTCAGTATGTTCACCGCAGTGTTCGTCACCAGGGTACTCATGAAGCTGGTTTTCGGTAGGCGCAAGTCGGAAGAACAGTTTGCCGGTAAAGCCTGGCTGCTGGGAGTCTAA
- a CDS encoding pseudouridine synthase, producing the protein MTTERLQKVMARAGIASRRACEEIIAAGRVSVNGRQVTEMGVKVDPRQDQIMVDGELLNAHGRPKLQHLMLYKPRGYLSVFNDDRGRAGLEALVDSDDRLFPVGRLDQDSEGLILLTNDGELSQRLSHPRYEHRKSYLVKVHRLPSTASMARLRKGIQLPDGLTAPSRWRLLEEAPSSYEDDDEDDDSVWLHVVLGEGRKRQIRRMAREENLRVLRLVRVGLGPLRLDRGLEPGDSRPLNATEKKILRTTVFTERRRPRSRASGSYPHHRRGRPRSRR; encoded by the coding sequence ATGACAACTGAACGGTTACAGAAAGTTATGGCCCGGGCAGGCATTGCCTCCAGACGGGCCTGTGAAGAAATCATCGCCGCCGGGCGGGTTAGCGTCAACGGGCGGCAGGTGACTGAAATGGGTGTTAAGGTCGATCCCCGGCAGGATCAGATCATGGTCGATGGTGAGTTGTTGAATGCCCATGGCCGGCCGAAACTGCAACATCTGATGCTTTATAAGCCGCGGGGATATCTTTCCGTCTTCAACGATGATCGCGGGCGTGCGGGATTGGAAGCCCTGGTGGACTCCGACGATCGGCTCTTTCCGGTCGGGAGGTTGGATCAGGATAGCGAGGGGTTAATACTGCTGACCAACGACGGAGAATTGTCACAGCGTTTAAGTCACCCTCGCTATGAGCACCGCAAGTCCTATCTTGTCAAGGTGCATCGGCTGCCGAGTACCGCATCAATGGCACGGTTGCGCAAGGGAATCCAACTCCCTGACGGGTTGACCGCGCCATCACGCTGGCGCCTCCTGGAGGAAGCTCCTTCCTCCTATGAAGATGATGACGAGGACGATGACAGTGTCTGGCTGCACGTTGTCCTCGGGGAAGGTCGCAAACGGCAGATACGGCGCATGGCAAGGGAAGAGAACTTGAGAGTCCTGCGGCTCGTCCGGGTTGGCCTGGGACCCCTGAGGCTGGACCGGGGTCTGGAACCGGGTGATAGCCGCCCTCTTAACGCGACGGAAAAAAAGATCCTGAGAACGACAGTTTTCACGGAACGCCGGCGCCCGCGTTCGCGAGCCAGCGGGTCCTATCCCCATCATCGCAGAGGACGGCCGCGATCCAGGCGCTGA
- a CDS encoding SpoIIE family protein phosphatase — translation MKALDLDLEIYLAIAKIGKYATSESGDTVEVIERPHGGISAVIADGQRSGKAAKTISNIVVRKAVSLLADGVRDGAAARASHDYLRTHRRGQVSATLNIVSVDLASKTLLISRNSHCPVLVYNPAWAGKRSPDGWLFLNDPSDAIGIATLVKPVISEMALEVGTTVLVFTDGLWTAGERSGDRIAIAALVQSLIQKGVDDPEDLAEVVLEEAIRLDQGRPRDDMSLLVLGVRRREREDRVRRLSVSLPV, via the coding sequence TTGAAGGCACTTGACCTTGACCTCGAAATCTATCTGGCGATTGCCAAGATAGGGAAATACGCGACCAGCGAAAGCGGCGATACCGTCGAGGTGATTGAGCGACCCCACGGCGGCATTTCAGCGGTGATTGCCGATGGCCAGCGCAGCGGAAAAGCAGCCAAGACTATCAGCAATATCGTCGTAAGAAAGGCAGTGTCCCTGTTGGCAGATGGCGTTCGCGATGGTGCCGCGGCCCGGGCTTCCCATGACTACCTTCGTACCCATCGCCGGGGACAGGTATCGGCGACGTTGAATATCGTCTCCGTGGACCTTGCCAGCAAAACCCTCTTGATCTCCCGCAATTCCCATTGCCCGGTTCTTGTTTACAATCCAGCCTGGGCTGGCAAGCGGTCTCCTGATGGCTGGCTCTTTCTCAACGATCCCAGTGATGCGATTGGAATCGCAACGCTGGTCAAGCCGGTGATTTCTGAAATGGCTCTGGAAGTGGGCACGACTGTCCTGGTTTTCACCGATGGTCTCTGGACAGCTGGCGAGCGCTCGGGTGATCGCATCGCCATCGCTGCGCTGGTGCAATCCTTGATCCAGAAGGGTGTGGATGACCCTGAGGACCTGGCCGAGGTCGTTCTTGAGGAAGCCATCAGGCTTGATCAGGGTCGTCCCAGGGACGACATGAGCTTGCTGGTTTTGGGCGTGAGGCGGAGGGAGAGAGAAGACCGGGTGCGACGTCTGTCGGTTAGCTTGCCAGTTTAG
- a CDS encoding zinc-binding dehydrogenase has product MKAVRFNGTIPRYLLGKTLGKAAPSTLWGGASCTYLADLPEETLPGPEWVRVRTGYGGICGSDLGAITLSSSLYFVSFTSFPFTLGHENAGALVELGPNVKGWRTGERVIVEPILWCRPRGFGDLCPFCERGEINLCQRTGDGQLAAGVLIGNCRDTGGSWGETFVAHESQLYRVPPSVSDENALMVEPFSCALHAALSAPPDDNETVLIVGAGTIGLCLVAALRAIGSRARILVLARYQYQADSALRLGASEVVTSVQDQDYRSTLAQKTGAREVKPFIGKNVYIGGADLTFECVGSDQALDDAMRLTRTGGRVILVGAPGITKGVDWAVIFANELKVSSAFTYNHAEAFAGRQWTTFGLSLDLMVRGMVDLGWMITHRFQVDDYRSALKTLSERSRNQVIKAVFDFR; this is encoded by the coding sequence ATGAAGGCTGTACGGTTTAACGGCACGATTCCTCGCTATCTCCTGGGCAAAACCCTCGGCAAGGCTGCGCCGTCAACATTGTGGGGCGGCGCCTCTTGCACCTATTTGGCTGACCTGCCGGAGGAGACACTGCCGGGACCCGAGTGGGTTCGTGTCCGAACAGGATACGGCGGCATTTGTGGCTCCGATCTTGGCGCTATTACCCTGAGTAGCAGTCTCTATTTTGTGTCCTTCACCTCGTTTCCTTTTACACTGGGCCATGAAAATGCAGGCGCACTGGTCGAACTTGGCCCAAACGTGAAAGGTTGGCGAACCGGTGAGCGGGTGATTGTTGAACCGATCTTGTGGTGCCGGCCCCGTGGCTTCGGGGACCTGTGTCCTTTCTGCGAACGAGGCGAAATCAATCTCTGTCAACGCACCGGCGATGGACAACTGGCTGCCGGCGTGCTGATCGGCAATTGCCGCGATACGGGCGGTAGCTGGGGCGAGACCTTTGTGGCTCACGAGTCCCAGCTTTATCGTGTGCCGCCGTCGGTGAGCGACGAAAATGCCCTGATGGTAGAACCTTTCAGTTGTGCCTTGCACGCGGCGCTTTCAGCGCCTCCGGACGACAACGAGACGGTATTGATCGTTGGAGCCGGCACCATTGGGCTGTGTTTGGTAGCCGCGCTCCGGGCCATCGGTTCCAGAGCCCGGATACTGGTACTGGCACGGTATCAATACCAGGCTGACAGCGCGCTGCGCCTGGGCGCCAGTGAAGTCGTCACTTCCGTGCAGGATCAGGACTATCGCTCCACGCTGGCGCAAAAAACCGGCGCCAGGGAGGTAAAACCGTTCATTGGAAAAAACGTCTATATTGGCGGCGCGGATCTTACGTTCGAGTGCGTTGGAAGCGATCAGGCTCTGGACGACGCAATGCGCCTGACAAGGACCGGTGGCCGGGTCATCCTGGTGGGCGCGCCGGGGATCACGAAAGGTGTGGACTGGGCCGTTATCTTTGCCAATGAGCTCAAGGTAAGTTCGGCATTTACCTACAACCATGCGGAAGCATTTGCGGGACGCCAGTGGACGACCTTCGGGCTATCCCTCGATCTGATGGTGCGGGGCATGGTTGATCTTGGCTGGATGATTACCCACCGATTTCAGGTGGATGATTATCGCAGCGCTTTGAAAACATTGAGCGAGCGGTCTCGTAACCAGGTGATCAAAGCTGTGTTTGACTTTAGATAG
- the secF gene encoding protein translocase subunit SecF produces the protein MYNIVQHRKWYYLFSGILILISLLAMGYSWVTTSSPLQLSIDFTGGAYWEFDLADAAAPGDIRDVFVEFGLSDTSLTTLGSEGNRYQARLKSIDDETKASIEDELGARFGGIDTRQFRNVGPSVGEEVTRAAFMAVLVASLAILAFIAFAFRNVPHPARYGFAAIAAMVHDILITLGFVSIMGLVAGWEVDALFLTALLTVIGYSVQDSIVVFDRIRENTSRYRGEDFETIANRSLLETVHRSVATQLNAFFIMIAILMFGGDTIKPFIATMLVGLLSGTYSSIFIAVPLLVSWEMGDLRRLFGGEKRSQPATA, from the coding sequence ATGTACAACATCGTCCAACACCGCAAATGGTACTATCTGTTCTCCGGTATTCTGATTCTGATCAGCCTACTCGCGATGGGCTACTCCTGGGTGACCACCTCGTCGCCTCTTCAACTCAGTATTGACTTCACCGGCGGCGCCTACTGGGAGTTCGATCTCGCCGATGCTGCTGCTCCCGGGGATATCCGTGATGTCTTCGTGGAATTTGGGTTGAGCGATACATCGCTGACTACATTGGGCTCAGAAGGCAACCGATATCAAGCGCGTTTGAAGAGCATTGACGATGAGACCAAGGCGTCCATCGAGGACGAACTGGGTGCACGTTTTGGCGGCATCGACACTCGTCAATTCAGGAATGTCGGACCATCGGTAGGCGAAGAGGTAACCCGGGCTGCGTTCATGGCGGTCCTGGTGGCTTCCCTGGCTATTCTGGCCTTTATCGCATTCGCATTTCGCAATGTTCCCCACCCGGCCCGTTACGGCTTCGCCGCGATTGCGGCAATGGTTCATGACATCCTGATCACCCTGGGTTTCGTGTCCATCATGGGCCTGGTGGCAGGTTGGGAGGTGGATGCTCTCTTCCTGACAGCGCTGTTGACCGTCATTGGATACAGTGTGCAGGACTCTATCGTTGTGTTCGACCGCATTCGGGAGAATACCTCGCGTTATCGGGGTGAGGATTTCGAGACCATCGCCAACCGCAGTCTGCTGGAGACGGTCCACCGGTCGGTGGCTACCCAGCTTAACGCCTTCTTTATCATGATTGCGATCCTGATGTTTGGCGGCGATACGATAAAGCCCTTCATCGCCACCATGCTTGTGGGCTTGCTGAGCGGTACCTACTCGTCGATCTTTATTGCCGTTCCTTTGCTGGTTTCCTGGGAGATGGGGGATCTGCGAAGGTTGTTTGGCGGTGAAAAACGAAGTCAGCCGGCAACGGCCTGA
- the sucD gene encoding succinate--CoA ligase subunit alpha, producing MSILVNKNTRLIVQGITGREGMFHTEQMVAYGTNVVGGVTPGKGGQWSAGVPVFDTVKEAVRATEANASIIYVPARFAQDAILEAVDAAVELVVCITEGIPTLDMVQVRACIDQTGSRLIGPNCPGVITPGEAKVGIMPGHIHIPGNVGIVSRSGTLTYEVVAALSARGIGQSTAVGIGGDPIIGSTFIDILQLFEEDQDTHQVVLIGEIGGTDEEAAAEFIRQSMSKPVTAFIAGQTAPPGKRMGHAGAIISGGTGTAAEKMKALQAVGVQVARQPDEIAEIVAGRA from the coding sequence ATGAGTATTCTCGTCAATAAGAACACGCGTCTCATCGTGCAGGGGATCACCGGCCGAGAAGGCATGTTCCATACCGAGCAAATGGTTGCTTACGGCACCAACGTGGTTGGCGGCGTCACGCCAGGCAAAGGTGGACAGTGGTCTGCCGGTGTGCCGGTGTTCGATACGGTCAAGGAAGCGGTGCGCGCCACCGAGGCCAATGCCTCTATCATCTACGTGCCGGCCCGCTTTGCCCAGGATGCCATTCTGGAGGCTGTCGATGCCGCGGTTGAGCTGGTCGTCTGCATCACTGAGGGGATTCCAACCCTGGACATGGTGCAGGTGCGGGCCTGTATCGACCAAACCGGCTCCCGGCTCATTGGCCCCAACTGCCCAGGCGTAATCACGCCCGGCGAGGCCAAGGTCGGTATCATGCCCGGACACATTCATATTCCGGGCAATGTGGGCATTGTTAGCCGCAGTGGCACCCTGACCTATGAGGTGGTTGCAGCCCTGAGCGCTCGGGGCATCGGCCAGTCGACCGCCGTAGGTATCGGTGGTGACCCGATCATCGGGTCCACCTTTATCGACATCCTGCAGCTGTTCGAAGAGGACCAGGATACCCACCAGGTTGTATTGATCGGCGAAATTGGCGGCACCGATGAGGAGGCAGCCGCCGAGTTTATTCGCCAGTCCATGTCAAAGCCGGTGACCGCCTTCATTGCCGGTCAGACCGCACCTCCAGGGAAGCGGATGGGACATGCCGGCGCCATCATTTCCGGCGGAACTGGCACGGCTGCCGAAAAGATGAAGGCGCTCCAGGCTGTTGGCGTACAGGTGGCCAGGCAGCCCGATGAGATCGCCGAAATCGTTGCCGGACGAGCGTAA